A window of the Gossypium hirsutum isolate 1008001.06 chromosome A05, Gossypium_hirsutum_v2.1, whole genome shotgun sequence genome harbors these coding sequences:
- the LOC107959635 gene encoding pentatricopeptide repeat-containing protein At3g59040 — MEASHSSSSSSIYGSGLHQNFFRRSPLVSAMPLNSRLSFPTTLVANRLPPKLYFSTKHAILRVGQSPRLLKINGNNPLVGVISMGMLAPRKFFKKRKKVEHFKDAADEAKQKSWRRLMQEIEDTGSASTVLRRQRTNDQSLSKDLVLGTLVRFKQMKKWHYVSEILEWLRGQSWWDFSEMDFLMLITAYGKQGDFNKAEKILSFMNKKCYVPSVVSHTALMEAYGKGGRYNNAEAIFRRMQSSGPEPSAVTYQIILKILVEGNKFKEAEEVFETLLEKEKYPLKPDQKMFHMMIYMYKKAGSYEKARKLFALMAERGVKQSTVTYNSLMSFETNYKEVSKIYDQMQRAGLHPDVVSYALLINAYGKARREEEALAVFEEMLDAGIRPTHKSYNILLDAFAISGMLEQARTVFKSMRRDRYTPDICSYTTMLSAYVNASDMEGAEKFFTRLKRDGLKPNIVTYGTLMKGYAKVNNLEKMMETYEEMRLSGIKANQTIFTTLMDAYGKNRDFGSAVVWYKEMGSYGVPPDQKAKNILLSLATTADEQKEAKQLVGSMETKVNGFSRLLDEEDNNDHIEEAILYEKTG, encoded by the exons ATGGAGGCAtcccattcttcttcttcttcttctatatATGGCTCCGGGCTTCACCAAAACTTCTTCAGACGCTCGCCACTGGTTTCCGCCATGCCCCTGAATTCCCGACTATCATTTCCCACAACTCTTGTGGCAAACCGTCTTCCACCAAAGCTTTATTTCTCTACTAAACATGCAATTCTTAGAGTTGGACAATCCCCAAg GTTGCTCAAAATAAATGGTAATAATCCTTTAGTTGGAGTAATCTCAATGGGAATGTTGGCTCCAAGAAAGTTTTTTAAGAAGAGGAAGAAAGTGGAACATTTCAAAGATGCAGCTGATGAAGCTAAACAGAAGAGCTGGAGGAGACTAATGCAGGAAATTGAGGACACAGGTTCTGCTTCTACAGTACTTAGACGCCAACGGACAAATGACCAATCTCTTTCTAAAGACTTGGTTTTAGGCACTTTGGTTAGATTTAAGCAGATGAAAAAATGGCACTATGTTAGTGAG ATTCTTGAGTGGCTTCGAGGTCAGAGCTGGTGGGACTTCAGTGAAATGGACTTCCTGATGCTTATAACAGCATACGGAAAGCAAGGGGACTTTAACAAGGCTGAGAAAATTTTGAGCTTTATGAATAAAAAGTGTTATGTACCAAGTGTTGTATCACATACTGCTCTTATGGAGGCTTATGGGAAAGGAGGTCGATACAATAATGCTGAAGCCATTTTTAGAAGGATGCAGTCTTCAGGCCCTGAACCTTCTGCTGTGACATATCAAATAATACTTAAAATACTAGTTGAG GGGAACAAATTTAAGGAAGCCGAAGAAGTTTTTGAGACACTTTTGGAGAAGGAAAAATATCCTTTGAAGCCTGACCAAAAAATGTTTCACATGATGATTTATATGTATAAGAAGGCTGGGAGTTATGAGAAGGCCCGTAAACTATTTGCGCTGATGGCTGAACGAGGAGTTAAGCAATCCACAGTCACTTACAATAGTCTTATGTCATTTGAAACTAATTACAAGGAAGTGTCAAAGATATATGATCAG ATGCAAAGAGCTGGTCTTCACCCTGACGTGGTGAGTTATGCCTTGCTCATTAATGCTTATGGCAAAGCCAGGAGGGAAGAGGAAGCATTGGCTGTTTTTGAGGAAATGTTGGATGCTGGAATCAG GCCTACCCATAAGTCTTATAATATTTTGCTTGATGCATTTGCAATTTCGGGAATGTTGGAGCAAGCTCGGACTGTTTTCAAAAGCATGAGACGAGACAG ATATACCCCTGACATTTGTTCTTATACAACTATGCTATCAGCTTATGTCAATGCATCTGATATGGAGGGTGCTGAAAAATTCTTCACGAGACTGAAACGAGATGGACTTAAACCCAATATTGTCACATACGGGACGCTGATGAAAGGGTATGCTAAGGTAAATAATCTCGAGAAGATGATGGAGACATATGAAGAAATGCGATTAAGCGGTATCAAAGCAAATCAAACCATCTTCACAACTCTCATGGATGCATACGGAAAGAATAGGGATTTTGGTAGTGCTGTTGTTTGGTACAAAGAAATGGGATCTTATGGTGTTCCACCCGATCAGAAAGCGAAAAACATCCTTTTGTCTTTGGCAACAACTGCAGATGAACAAAAGGAGGCAAAACAACTTGTAGGGAGCATGGAGACTAAGGTGAATGGATTTTCGAGGCTTCTTGATGAAGAAGATAACAATGATCATATAGAGGAGGCCATATTGTATGAAAAAACGGGTTGA